The Streptomonospora litoralis genome window below encodes:
- a CDS encoding type I polyketide synthase, translated as MNHAPTDADRSQSSEGTERVVAALRSAMQENERLKQDNRRLAAAESAAAEPVAIVGAGCRLPGGVGSPEELWELVAAGGDATSEFPADRGWDVEGLYDPELRRGGTSYVRRGGFLAGAAEFDAGFFGISPREALAMDPQQRVVLETAWEAVERAGIDPVSLRGSRTGTYIGAIAQDYGPRAADAGEETAGYSLTGSMTSLVSGRVAYVLGLCGPAVSVDTACSSSLVALHQAVQALRRGECDLALAGGVSVMASPGVYVEFSHQGGLSRDGRCRSFGAGAEGTGFGEGAGVVVLERLSVALARGRCVWGVVRGSAVNQDGASNGLSAPSGAAQERVLRAALADAGVGPEAVGVVEGHGTGTRLGDPIEAQAVGAVYGAAGSGVVLGSVKANISHVQAAAGVAGLIALVGALGRGEVAPSPGVAGGVSELVDWRGLGVVAAPEGRSWPVCGGGSRVGGVSSFGISGTNAHAVVEQAPEAAVRPRAFERGRTGARASDSPASSARLPWLVSGRSPAALRDQARRLHEHLGADPGARVDDVGFSLATTRSRFEHRAAVLGGDRVRNLDALAALARGETPPEAVVGRADAPGKTVFVFPGQGAQWPGMAAELLDTSAVFAEHFAACEQALEPHVDFSPAAVLRGEPGAPSFERVDVVQPLLWAVMVSLARLWISCGVRPDAVVGHSQGEVAAACVCGALSLEDGARVAALRSRAVRELGGDGAMASVPLPAERVRELIADRGRALAVAAVNGPESTVVSGDRAAVEDLLEHCAASGVRSRAIAVDYASHSAHMEALRPTLRSGLDGLSSRRPRVAFHSTVTGRPVAEGELGAEYWYANLRNTVEFASAITALAEDDHGIFLEVGPHPVLAMDIEQTADRVAEEADPNGRHTRRPAVVGTLRRDDGGLRRFLASAAEAHAHGAQVDWPAACADGGHTRVDLPTYAFQRSRFWSDPAPRTTGPESPADAGDARFWQAVADGDTAALAADTGADPAALDAVLPALARLRRRNRARAELDALCYREHWIPVPEAAAAPVAPPAGGTWLVLLPPPTEAGSAAAHRWHDALRERGLPTEVAEVPTGRCERGGLAALLGGITDPGRTAGILSLLTVGHDASRAGPPSADAGPAAAAALLQAVSGGAPAAPVWWATTGAVAADEGDTVRAPAAALTWGLGRVAAQEHPQNWGGLIDLPEHPDRRTAARLHAALCAPRGEDQLAVREGGTYARRVVRTTARTPGPEDADPLPLAGTVLITGGTGALGARTARFLAERGGGDLHLLLASRRGEDAPGAPELAAELAASGSRVTFAACDVADRTALRSLLARVPPRDPLTAVVHAAAALDDAPVAELDAARMDAALAAKAGAAWHLHELTAEDDLAAFVLYSSVGGMFGVAGQGNYAPANAYLDALARHRRSRGLPATAIAWGAWRGGMAEGEGAAAVLQRHGMPAMDAATALPVLEPVLAGRTRDAFAFAGIDWRRFAVAFTAARPSALLDEIPEARQAVAESAQTSAPQRAPEGAGGEGGRPADTAADLRRSLAAVVAPERDRRTRALVRDCAAAVLGHASADAVDEARPFNDLGLDSVMAVDLRNRLAAATGLRLSPSAAFDHPTVPELAAHLRAGLGVDTGPEPQAGPGEPGAAEIAALEKVIGELTPERLNSSGLPERLRALLRACGPSHGAPSETDEEPDRLADATRDELFAFIDRELGT; from the coding sequence ATGAACCACGCGCCCACCGACGCAGACCGCTCGCAGTCCTCCGAAGGCACCGAACGCGTCGTCGCCGCGCTGCGCTCGGCGATGCAGGAGAACGAGCGCCTCAAACAGGACAACCGCCGGCTCGCGGCGGCGGAGTCGGCGGCGGCCGAGCCGGTGGCGATCGTGGGGGCGGGGTGCCGGTTGCCGGGCGGGGTGGGTTCGCCGGAGGAGTTGTGGGAGCTGGTGGCGGCCGGGGGTGATGCGACCTCGGAGTTTCCGGCCGATCGGGGGTGGGACGTCGAAGGGCTCTACGACCCGGAGTTGCGCCGGGGCGGGACCAGTTATGTGCGGCGGGGCGGGTTCCTGGCCGGTGCGGCGGAGTTCGATGCGGGGTTCTTCGGGATTTCGCCGCGGGAGGCGCTGGCGATGGATCCGCAGCAGCGGGTGGTGTTGGAGACGGCGTGGGAGGCGGTGGAGCGGGCGGGGATCGACCCGGTTTCGCTGCGGGGCAGCCGCACCGGCACCTACATCGGCGCCATCGCCCAGGACTACGGGCCCCGCGCCGCCGACGCAGGCGAGGAGACGGCCGGCTACTCCCTGACCGGCTCCATGACCAGCCTCGTGTCGGGGCGGGTGGCGTATGTGCTGGGGTTGTGCGGGCCGGCGGTGAGTGTGGACACGGCGTGCTCGTCGTCGCTGGTGGCGCTGCACCAGGCGGTGCAGGCGCTGCGCCGCGGCGAGTGCGACCTCGCCCTGGCCGGCGGGGTTTCGGTCATGGCGAGCCCCGGCGTTTACGTGGAGTTCTCCCATCAGGGTGGTTTGTCGCGTGATGGGCGGTGCCGGTCGTTCGGTGCGGGGGCTGAGGGCACCGGGTTCGGTGAGGGCGCGGGTGTGGTGGTGCTGGAGCGGTTGTCGGTGGCGCTGGCGCGGGGGCGGTGCGTGTGGGGGGTGGTGCGGGGCAGTGCGGTGAATCAGGACGGGGCGAGTAACGGGTTGTCGGCGCCCAGTGGTGCGGCCCAGGAGCGGGTGTTGCGGGCGGCGCTGGCCGACGCCGGCGTCGGCCCCGAGGCGGTGGGGGTGGTGGAGGGCCATGGGACGGGGACCCGGTTGGGGGATCCGATCGAGGCGCAGGCGGTGGGGGCGGTTTATGGGGCTGCCGGGTCGGGTGTGGTGCTGGGCTCGGTGAAGGCCAATATCTCGCATGTGCAGGCGGCTGCGGGGGTTGCGGGGTTGATTGCGCTGGTGGGGGCGCTGGGTCGGGGGGAGGTGGCGCCTTCGCCGGGGGTGGCCGGGGGTGTTTCGGAGTTGGTGGATTGGCGGGGGTTGGGGGTGGTGGCGGCGCCGGAGGGGCGGTCGTGGCCGGTGTGTGGTGGCGGGTCGCGGGTGGGGGGTGTGTCCTCGTTCGGGATCAGTGGGACCAATGCGCACGCCGTCGTCGAACAAGCGCCCGAGGCGGCGGTGCGGCCGCGTGCCTTCGAGCGCGGCCGCACCGGCGCCCGGGCCTCCGATTCCCCCGCGAGCAGCGCCCGACTGCCCTGGTTGGTGTCGGGGCGCTCACCGGCGGCGCTGCGGGACCAGGCCCGGCGGCTGCACGAGCACCTCGGTGCCGATCCGGGGGCCCGGGTCGACGACGTCGGGTTCTCGCTGGCGACCACGCGCAGCCGCTTCGAGCACCGTGCCGCGGTGCTGGGCGGTGACCGCGTCCGCAACCTGGATGCGCTGGCCGCCCTCGCCCGCGGCGAAACCCCGCCCGAGGCGGTCGTCGGCCGCGCCGACGCTCCGGGCAAGACCGTCTTCGTCTTCCCCGGCCAGGGCGCCCAGTGGCCCGGGATGGCGGCCGAACTCCTGGATACCTCGGCGGTGTTCGCCGAGCACTTCGCCGCGTGCGAGCAGGCGCTGGAGCCGCACGTCGACTTCTCGCCGGCCGCGGTGCTGCGCGGCGAGCCCGGCGCCCCCTCCTTCGAGAGGGTGGACGTCGTCCAGCCGCTGCTGTGGGCGGTGATGGTCTCCCTCGCCCGGCTCTGGATCTCCTGCGGCGTGCGGCCCGACGCCGTCGTCGGCCACTCCCAGGGGGAGGTCGCCGCCGCGTGCGTGTGCGGCGCGCTGTCGCTGGAGGACGGCGCCCGGGTCGCCGCCCTGCGCAGCCGCGCGGTGCGCGAGCTGGGCGGCGACGGCGCGATGGCATCGGTGCCGCTGCCCGCCGAGCGCGTACGCGAGCTGATCGCCGACCGCGGCCGTGCGCTTGCGGTGGCGGCCGTCAACGGCCCCGAGTCCACCGTCGTCTCCGGTGACCGCGCCGCTGTCGAGGACCTGCTGGAGCACTGCGCCGCCTCCGGCGTCCGGTCGCGGGCGATCGCCGTCGATTACGCCTCGCATTCGGCGCACATGGAGGCACTGCGGCCGACGCTGCGGTCCGGGCTGGACGGCCTCTCTTCGCGGCGTCCCCGCGTCGCCTTCCACTCCACCGTGACCGGCCGCCCCGTCGCCGAAGGCGAACTCGGCGCCGAGTACTGGTACGCCAACCTGCGCAACACCGTCGAGTTCGCGTCGGCGATCACCGCGCTGGCCGAAGACGACCACGGGATCTTCCTGGAGGTCGGCCCGCACCCGGTGCTGGCCATGGACATCGAGCAGACCGCCGACCGCGTCGCCGAGGAGGCCGATCCGAACGGACGGCACACCCGCCGGCCGGCGGTGGTGGGCACCCTGCGCCGCGACGACGGCGGCCTGCGCCGCTTCCTGGCGTCTGCGGCCGAGGCCCACGCGCACGGCGCCCAGGTCGACTGGCCTGCCGCCTGCGCCGACGGCGGCCACACCCGTGTCGACCTGCCCACCTACGCATTCCAGCGGTCCCGCTTCTGGTCGGACCCCGCCCCGAGAACCACCGGCCCCGAGAGCCCGGCCGACGCGGGCGACGCCCGCTTCTGGCAGGCGGTGGCCGACGGCGACACCGCGGCGTTGGCCGCCGACACCGGAGCCGATCCCGCCGCGCTGGACGCCGTGCTGCCCGCCCTCGCGCGCCTGCGCCGCCGGAACCGGGCGCGCGCCGAACTCGACGCGCTGTGCTACCGCGAGCACTGGATCCCCGTGCCCGAGGCGGCCGCCGCTCCCGTCGCCCCTCCGGCCGGCGGAACGTGGCTGGTCCTGCTGCCGCCGCCGACCGAAGCGGGCTCCGCCGCGGCGCACCGCTGGCACGACGCCCTGCGCGAGCGCGGACTGCCCACCGAAGTCGCTGAGGTCCCCACCGGGCGCTGCGAGCGCGGTGGACTCGCCGCGCTGCTGGGCGGGATCACCGACCCGGGGCGGACAGCCGGAATCCTGAGCCTGCTCACCGTAGGCCACGACGCCTCCCGCGCGGGCCCGCCGAGCGCGGACGCCGGCCCCGCGGCAGCGGCGGCCCTGCTCCAGGCCGTTTCGGGCGGCGCACCGGCCGCGCCGGTGTGGTGGGCCACCACCGGAGCGGTCGCCGCGGACGAGGGCGACACGGTCCGCGCCCCCGCTGCGGCGCTCACCTGGGGCCTGGGCCGGGTCGCCGCCCAGGAGCACCCACAAAACTGGGGCGGCCTGATCGACCTGCCCGAGCATCCGGACCGGCGCACCGCCGCCCGGCTGCACGCCGCGCTGTGCGCGCCCCGCGGCGAGGACCAGTTGGCCGTCCGCGAGGGCGGCACCTACGCCCGGCGCGTGGTGCGCACCACCGCCCGCACCCCCGGCCCCGAGGATGCCGACCCGCTGCCGCTCGCCGGAACCGTGCTGATCACCGGCGGAACCGGCGCCCTGGGCGCGCGCACCGCCCGCTTCCTGGCCGAGCGCGGCGGCGGCGACCTGCACCTGCTGCTGGCGAGCCGCCGAGGCGAGGACGCCCCCGGCGCGCCCGAGCTGGCCGCGGAACTCGCCGCCTCCGGCAGCCGTGTCACCTTCGCCGCCTGCGACGTCGCCGACCGCACGGCACTGCGGAGCCTGCTGGCCCGGGTTCCCCCGCGTGATCCGCTGACGGCGGTCGTCCACGCCGCCGCCGCACTCGACGACGCCCCCGTCGCCGAACTGGACGCGGCTCGGATGGACGCGGCGCTGGCGGCCAAGGCGGGTGCCGCCTGGCACCTGCACGAGCTGACCGCCGAAGACGACCTCGCGGCGTTCGTGCTCTACTCCTCGGTCGGCGGAATGTTCGGCGTCGCGGGACAGGGCAACTACGCGCCCGCGAACGCCTACCTCGACGCGCTCGCGCGGCACCGCCGCTCCCGCGGCCTGCCCGCCACCGCGATCGCGTGGGGCGCCTGGCGCGGCGGCATGGCCGAGGGCGAGGGCGCCGCCGCCGTGCTGCAGCGCCACGGGATGCCGGCGATGGATGCCGCCACCGCTCTGCCGGTGCTGGAGCCGGTCCTGGCGGGCCGAACCCGCGACGCGTTCGCTTTCGCCGGGATCGACTGGCGGCGGTTCGCCGTCGCCTTCACCGCAGCTCGGCCCAGTGCCCTGCTCGACGAGATCCCCGAAGCCCGGCAGGCGGTCGCCGAGTCGGCGCAGACCTCCGCGCCCCAGCGGGCGCCGGAGGGAGCCGGCGGCGAAGGCGGGCGTCCCGCCGACACCGCCGCGGATCTGCGGCGGAGCCTGGCCGCGGTCGTGGCGCCCGAGCGCGATCGGCGGACACGAGCACTGGTGCGCGACTGCGCCGCCGCGGTCCTGGGCCACGCCTCGGCCGACGCGGTCGACGAGGCGCGGCCCTTCAACGATCTGGGGCTGGACTCGGTCATGGCCGTCGACCTGCGCAATCGGCTGGCGGCCGCGACCGGTCTGCGGCTGTCCCCGTCGGCGGCCTTCGACCACCCCACCGTGCCCGAGCTGGCCGCGCACCTGCGCGCCGGACTCGGCGTCGACACCGGCCCCGAACCCCAGGCCGGGCCCGGCGAGCCCGGCGCCGCCGAGATCGCGGCGCTGGAGAAGGTGATCGGCGAGCTGACGCCCGAGCGCCTGAACTCCTCCGGGCTGCCCGAGCGGCTGCGAGCACTGCTGCGCGCCTGCGGCCCGTCCCACGGCGCCCCGAGCGAGACGGACGAGGAGCCCGACCGGCTCGCCGACGCCACCCGCGACGAACTGTTCGCCTTCATCGACCGCGAACTCGGGACCTGA